The nucleotide sequence GGTGTCGGCTCGTACGAGTGCGGATCCGCACCCGGGGGGACGACTATGGTCACCCGGGCGGCATCGCCGGCGATTCCCTCCACCAGATAGGCCTCCGGCGCGATGCTGACCGCCACCTCGAGACCATCCCCGGGGGCCGGGGCGTTCCTGCAGGCGGACAGCGCCAGGAGCAGGGGAGCGAGGAAACGCCTCATCCCTTCGCCCTCCGCGCGCATTCGCGGCAGGTGCCGGACAGGTGGATCGAGGCGCTGGCGACCCTGAAACCCCTTCCCAGTGCGCGGTCCATGCATCCCTCGGGCAGGTCCATCTCGAAGTGGGTCACCCTCCCGCATCCGAGGCACTCGAAGTGATTGTGGCCCGTGCTTTTGCCCGGTGCGAGGCAGAACCGCCTCACGCCGCCGGAGACGGGGCACCTCGCGAGCACACCCGCAGCCTCCATGGCTTCGAGCGCCCTGTAGATGCTCGACAGGCTGCCGAAGCCCACCCTCGCCATCAGATCATCCGCCGAGAGAGCGCCCCGGGCTGCCAGGAAGGCGGACACGACCGACCTCCTGAGGGAGGTGACACGCAGGCCGTGGCCGTGAAGGACGGCTTCGGGCGTGATCCCGGCGCCGACGCAATCGAGGGTTCCGTCCATATCGCGAATCATTCGCGTTTATCGCAGGGC is from Candidatus Fermentibacter sp. and encodes:
- a CDS encoding transcriptional repressor; the protein is MDGTLDCVGAGITPEAVLHGHGLRVTSLRRSVVSAFLAARGALSADDLMARVGFGSLSSIYRALEAMEAAGVLARCPVSGGVRRFCLAPGKSTGHNHFECLGCGRVTHFEMDLPEGCMDRALGRGFRVASASIHLSGTCRECARRAKG